In Rosa rugosa chromosome 4, drRosRugo1.1, whole genome shotgun sequence, the genomic stretch GAGGTACATTTTATATTAGGGGGAAATGGCACAATTGATGGTCAAGGTGAACTATGGTGGCAAAAATTCCACAAGGGGGAGTTAAAGTACACTCGGCCTTACCTGATTGAAATCATGTTCTCAGAAAATATCCAAATTTCGAACCTTACTTTGGTTAATTCTCCATCATGGAATGTTCATCCTGTTTACAGCAGGTAACTTCATTCTCTGGCTCTGCAAATGGCTTTGTTCTTACTCTCTAATTGCTACTTTTTTATGTCTAATGCTGTAAGAACTGCAAGAGATAAGTAAAAGGGTAACAAACTTGTTCAGTCAACTTGCATAAAACAACTCTCAAACTCATAAAGTTTGAGTCTTTTGAATTCTGAGATTTGTTCTAACAAAAGATAAAAAATGCAGCaatgttctagttcaaggccttaCAATCCTTGCACCAGTAACGTCTCCAAACACAGATGGGATCAACCCCGGTAAGCATGTGTATATGTACTAAATTCTTGCTCATCTGCACAAAATGTAAATCAAAGTTTAATGTCAAACTAGTATGAATGCTCCTCAATTGCTAATCAAACTACTGGTTTTTATTGTTTAGACTCTTGCACAAATACTCGAATTGAGGACTGTTACATTGTCTCTGGAGATGATTGTATAGCCGTAAAGAGTGGTTGGGATGAGTATGGTATTGCTTTTGGGATGCCAACCAAAGCGCTTGTGATCAGACGTTTGACATGCATTTCTCCATTTAGTGCTGTGATTGCACTCGGAAGTGAGATGTCTGGTGGGATCCAAGATGTCAGGGCTGAGGATATCCTTGCCATTAACACGGAATCAGGAGTCAGAATCAAAACTGCTGTAGGAAGAGGAGGCTTTGTGAAAGACATATATGTCAGAGGGATGACCATGAAAACCATGAAGTATGTATTTTGGATTGCAGGAGACTATGGATCACATGCAGATGATGGCTATGATCCTAATGCGCTTCCAGTGATCCAGAACATAAATTATCATGATATGGTGGCTGAGAATGTAACAATGGCAGGTAAACTGGGGGGAATAACTGGAGATCCATTTACTGGGATTTGCATATCTAATGTTACAATTACAATGGCAAAGAAGGGAAAGAAAGTACCTTGGAACTGCACTGACGTTGCTGGGATTTCAAGCGGAGTGGTTCCTCAGCCGTGTGAGCTTCTAGCAGACCAGGGTCCGGAGAAGATCGGGGCATGTGATTTCCCAGAAGAAAGTCTTCCGGTTGATAATATGCAACTTCAGCTCTGCTGTTACAGAGGAAAGTACTTGTGACAGATTCTACTGTCCTCACAACATTGCACTTCTAAAACCACTGAGAAAAAGAATCTTAGAAGTAAAATCAACTAGCTGTGTGAGACATTGCCATAACAATGATTTCTTTTAAAGATAGATGAACTATTTATAGCCAAAAAGCAACAATGTAATCGCACACCAGATTGAATGAAAGTTTCCTGTAAGATCATGTATTTTCACTCTTGGTCGATGACAAATTAAACTTAATATTTGTAATATCTTAAGAGACTGTTTCGATGAAGGTTGGGATCCCCAAACCATTGCCCAAACACATTCTCAGAACAAGGAACCACCAAATCCATCATTACAACAAACAAAGAAGCAAGCAATAATCTAAAATGTGCAAGTTTCAATCAACAAATGGAAACAGGCTTCACATCTATTAATTTTACACAAGTGGTTAAGCTTAAAAATCCATATCTAAATTAAAACAGCATCCACAATCTTTGTGCCCCGATTGCACTTCTACCATGCTCTAGAGTCTTGAAAGCTCAAGTAAGAGCATAACAACAACCGACTTGGGGCCTTCTCAAGTAACTCAGCTCCTAGTACATCAGTTGAACTCAAGTTACAAGTACACAATCTTTATAGCTATTCCGAATGTGATTGATGATTCATTGTTACAGAGGGACTGATTCATAATATGTATCTACAGACCTAGAAAAGCAAGCCCTTTAATGAGTTGGCTCTGGATTATACTTCACTGCTTCCCTCCAGATGAGCTCTTTGATGTGCTCTTCAGTGCATGATGGttgctcaaaatcaaaatggaaAGGCCTGGGGCAAACAGGCTCATCATTGTTGTCGTGAAGGGACGACAAGTATGGGTGACAAAGTGCCTCGTCAACTGCAAACAGATATATAACCATGagtcaggaaaaaaaaaacattgactCAATATGATCCAATACTTTGCAAAAGCTCTAGAAAGCTTAAACCCATTTCTTGTACCAGTAATGCGTCTGGTGGGATCAAAGACGAGCATTTTCTCTAGCAAATCCAAAGCCCCAGGAGACATATTAGGGAATCTAGCAGAGAACTGTTGCCTCCGGAATTGCGGGAGCTGTTTTACATATCTGCGGGTATTATCACTTCGAAGAAATCCAAGGCTCGCATCATCAGGTGAACCTATTAACTTTAAACAACCAAAATAATATCACATATTATGTTCCATGTACATCTGTCTACCACTTGTAAAGAACTTCCCActaggaaggaaaaaaaaaacaccccaCAAATTTGCTCACTGAAAATTTTGCAGACATAATAGACCACCAGCTTGACATTTTGCATAATAAAATTTTGAACATATGAACACCTATCTAACCTGCATATCTTATAACAAATTACTGAAATTAGTAGCTTTTGAAATTAGAACTCAGGAAGAAACAACCAAGCACCAACCATTTCCCGGACTATAATCCCCTAGTTATCAGACTATCATTCAACAATAACTAGGCTGTTTTGTTTGGTTATGGTGGTATTTGGGAATGTCCactataaaataatttttttttttatcacaaggAGGTCTGAACCAAGGATCTCTACCCTTAACCCCCACCTATCCCCTGCCACCTGAGCTAGGGATCATGGAACACTTCAGAATATTTCAACTCAACTCTGTCTAGGCACAGCAACCTACCTAGCCACCTAGCTTGTGCTAGGATGGGAAAGGAACTCTCCAGACAAAGAGAATGAGAAAATTCAGAGAGAAGAGGGTTCAAGAATGGACAACTATCAAACTAGGTTACCCCTTTTCCTTTTTATATTCAGTTTTTACTGATGTAACTTCAATCTTAGATCAGTAGGACACTAAATATAATGCTTGATTAAATTTTATGTTCATTTGGAAGCTCTAAAAGTAGTACCTCGGTGATAAGCCTCAGCTGATGAACGTAATCCTTCCCAGGAAACAAAGGTTCTCTGGTTATGATTTCACCGAGTATGCAACCAACAGACCATATATCAATTGCAGCAGTGTACTCTGAACAATTAAGAAGCAACTCTGGTGCTCGGTACCAACGAGTGACAACATATTCAGTCATGAAATCCGTCTCGGATGTTGTTCTGGCTAGTCCAAAATCTCCAATTTTAAGGTCACAATTAGCATTAAGAAGCAGATTACTTGGCTTCAGATCCCGGTGCAACACATTGGCAGAGTGAATATATTTTAGTCCTCTTAACAGCTGATACAGAAAGTACTGCATTTTCCAGGATAAGAATCTAGAGTTAGTTCATCAGGAACACTCCAACAATGAGACAAGCAAACGCACACTAAATCATTCAAAAATTGAAGCACATAATCACAGACTAAAGGGGACATCATTACTTCATAGGAAATCGGATTCCCATCTATGACTCACAGGCAGGAAAGGTAAACATAATTCAGAAATCCCATTGATtcgcagaaaaaaaaattaaaaaaaaaaaaatctattccTAACAGTTAAACAATTTTTAAAATGAGacttttttctttaaaatttaaataacaAAATCTTAACATATTAAACATTAGATGAGTTCCCTTCTATCAACATTATCTAATCACTACATGCATGGTGTTTTCAACCTTTTATAAAAATGTAAAATCCATTCTCATCAAGCATCAAATTTAGGAAAGTTCAATTTTGAAACCTTCATCTCAAAGGTATGTAATAATTACTGCAACAACCAGATATATATTGAGAATTTGAAATGTATAAGAACAATGACATGTATGAAGCCTCATTGATATCATTGTTGCAAACCTGACAATGATCATCAGTTAGTTGTTGGTCAGAACGAATGATCTGATGAAGATCAGTGTCCATTAATTCATAAACAATGTATACATCATTGAAGTTGTCTTTTTTGGGCGGTCGTACGATGTCCTTGAGGCCAATAACCTGTGGAGGGAATTAGCTGAGCTGTAATTCTGAGCAGACCCAAATAGAAGTAACATATGAAGTCCAACAGAAAATAAACTCATAAGGGCACATGTGAATGAACCATTCTGGGATATGGCTACAAAAATTTAGACATGCTCACCCATAATTCACATTTTTGTTTATAatagaaaacccagaaagacaAGAATGAGGTGCCAAATTCATAGCACACTGAGAGGCTGTATAAGATGTTTCTCCCCCTCATGGCCAGTGAGGTGCACTTACTGATACACAGAAGAAACACCTATCTGAGTATGAAGTATGGGATAAATGATGTACCATTTTACAGAA encodes the following:
- the LOC133742353 gene encoding probable polygalacturonase isoform X2, which gives rise to MAMVVLLVLVLLCTNAVESRKAKNVDSFEYSAISCRAQSASLADFGGVGDGITSNTKAFQAAIQHLSQYDSQGGSQLFVPAGKWLTGSFNLTSHFTLYLHKDAVLLASQDENEWPVIDPLPSYGRGRDTAGGRFISLIFGTNLTDVVVTGGNGTIDGQGELWWQKFHKGELKYTRPYLIEIMFSENIQISNLTLVNSPSWNVHPVYSSNVLVQGLTILAPVTSPNTDGINPDSCTNTRIEDCYIVSGDDCIAVKSGWDEYGIAFGMPTKALVIRRLTCISPFSAVIALGSEMSGGIQDVRAEDILAINTESGVRIKTAVGRGGFVKDIYVRGMTMKTMKYVFWIAGDYGSHADDGYDPNALPVIQNINYHDMVAENVTMAGKLGGITGDPFTGICISNVTITMAKKGKKVPWNCTDVAGISSGVVPQPCELLADQGPEKIGACDFPEESLPVDNMQLQLCCYRGKYL
- the LOC133742353 gene encoding probable polygalacturonase isoform X1, producing MMGLWRTPPKAKLPKMAMVVLLVLVLLCTNAVESRKAKNVDSFEYSAISCRAQSASLADFGGVGDGITSNTKAFQAAIQHLSQYDSQGGSQLFVPAGKWLTGSFNLTSHFTLYLHKDAVLLASQDENEWPVIDPLPSYGRGRDTAGGRFISLIFGTNLTDVVVTGGNGTIDGQGELWWQKFHKGELKYTRPYLIEIMFSENIQISNLTLVNSPSWNVHPVYSSNVLVQGLTILAPVTSPNTDGINPDSCTNTRIEDCYIVSGDDCIAVKSGWDEYGIAFGMPTKALVIRRLTCISPFSAVIALGSEMSGGIQDVRAEDILAINTESGVRIKTAVGRGGFVKDIYVRGMTMKTMKYVFWIAGDYGSHADDGYDPNALPVIQNINYHDMVAENVTMAGKLGGITGDPFTGICISNVTITMAKKGKKVPWNCTDVAGISSGVVPQPCELLADQGPEKIGACDFPEESLPVDNMQLQLCCYRGKYL
- the LOC133742354 gene encoding mitogen-activated protein kinase 4-like, encoding MAAKESSSAASTDSKIKRVLTHNGRYAQYNVFGNLFEVSSKYVPPIRPIGRGAYGIVCAAVNSDTHEEVAIKKIGNAFDNIIDAKRTLREIKLLRHMNHENVIGLKDIVRPPKKDNFNDVYIVYELMDTDLHQIIRSDQQLTDDHCQYFLYQLLRGLKYIHSANVLHRDLKPSNLLLNANCDLKIGDFGLARTTSETDFMTEYVVTRWYRAPELLLNCSEYTAAIDIWSVGCILGEIITREPLFPGKDYVHQLRLITELIGSPDDASLGFLRSDNTRRYVKQLPQFRRQQFSARFPNMSPGALDLLEKMLVFDPTRRITVDEALCHPYLSSLHDNNDEPVCPRPFHFDFEQPSCTEEHIKELIWREAVKYNPEPTH